CACGCCATTGCCCTTCAAGTTCTCGGACGAGGCGTAATAGGTGTTGTCCATCGTGTTCGGGAGTTTCGACACGCGGTCGGAATAGCAGCAGCCTTCACGCAAGAGTTCGCCTGCCACGAACGGCACCGTATCGGAGCTCAAGTTGAGCGCCTTGAGAATATCGTCGCGAGTTTTCTTCACAATTTTTGGCCAGTCCGGGTAACCGCCGTCCGTTTCGCCCTGGTGGAAGATGATACCCTTGATAACGCCCTTTTCCTGCGCCTTTTTAGCGATGTCGATAATCGTCTTCGTCACGTTTCCGTCGCTTGCATATTCTTTCGCGTAGTTCTGGAGCCAGGTTTCTGCCGTCGAGAGGTAACTCGCATACTGATCCTGGTCAAAGAGCTTGATGCTTGCACCGCCCACCGCGACCGGGATAATCCCAATCGTCACGTCGGGCATGCTGTCGGCCATGGTGCGGCCAAACCAGTCCGCCACAGAAATCGTGTTGCCGCAGTTAAAGAGCGAAGGCACTGCCGGGTAAACGTCACCGAGCGTATTGCGCCCCTTGCCCGAGCATTTTTGCGTTGCGAAAATTTTGAAGCGTGAATTTTCGACCTTATCTGCGCTCTGAGCATCAGCCGTGCCGCCCATATTGGACTGCCCGTACGCAATGTAAATGTGGAAATTCGGGTCTGGAGCAGCACTTGCCGAAATTGCACCAAACGACATCAAGCCCGCAGCAACACATGCCGCGGACGCAAAACCAGAAAGCTTATTAAACATTCCCATATATCCCTTTGGGTTAAACAACAATTATAAATTATACAGAAATGCGGCTAAGCGCGCGACTGCCCCGAGAAAAACTATAGACAGTTTGTCTATGCGACTTCGCCGCAGTACAACAAAAGCCCCGTCGCTTGGACGAGGCTTTTGAAAAATCACTGGATCCCATCGCGCTACGCGCTCCAGGATGACAATGTCTTACTTTGCGCGTTCGAGGTAAGAACCGTCGCGGGTATCCACGCGGATCTTGGTGTTGTTTTCGATGAAGAGCGGAATCATCACCTTAGCGCCAGTTTCGAGAGTGGCTTCACGCATCACGTTACCGCTGGTGTTGCCCTGAACTGCCGGAGGAGCGTCAACGATCATCAAGTCAACGAAGGTCGGCGGGATAACTTCGATCGGAAGTGTAGCCATCGTCTTCGGGTCCTTCCACCAAGTGACTTCGACAGTAGCGCCATCGAGGAGCCAAACTTCGCAGCCATTGAGAGCTTCCTTGGAGATTTCTTCAGTTTCCTGAGTTTCGCTGTTGAGGAAGTACCAAGTAGAACCGTCGTTGTAGAGGTAGGTCATTTCGGTGTAGGTCACATCAGCTTCTTCCACCGTATCACCGCTCTTCCAGGTGCGTTCGAGAGTACGGCCAGTCACCAAGTTCTTGATACGAACGCGGTTAAAAGCCTGACCCTTACCCGGCTTCACAAACTGGTTTTCGATGATTTCATACGGCTGACCATCAACCATGATTTTCAATTTTTTACGGAATTCGTTGGTGCTTACAGTACCCATATTATCCTCTTTTGGTTTTTGATTCTAAATTTAGCAATATAATGGACAATTCTGTTAAAACATTCACGCATATTTCTGAATTTTTAGACTATTTGGGCAATGATTTTACCGGTTTGACAAGCGAAATGCGCGCAAACCTCGACCAAGAGCCCACATTCGCATTCAACTGTTCCAAGCACTACGCCGACCTCATCAAAAATTCGGCAGAGCCCGTCAAACTGCTACGCGAGGTTCTACCGAGCAAGGACGAACTCAAAGATGCCCCCGGCTTTGTCGATGATCCTGTGGGAGACCTCCCCGCCGGCAAGTCCGAATGCATTTTGCAAAAGTACGAGAACCGAGCCCTCATCGTCTCGACTTCTGCCTGCGGTGTGCGCTGTAGATTCTGCTTCAGACGCAACTATCCCTTCCAGGACACTCAGAATATCGCGAGTGAAGTTTCGAACTGGCTGGATGTCCATACGAGCATCTGGGAAGTGATTCTCTCGGGAGGAGACCCGCTCACGCTTGGGCCGGGACCGTTCCGCGACCTCGTGGAAGCAATCGCATTCCACCCGTCTGTGACGACACTCCGCATCCACACGAGACTCCCGATCATGAGACCGGACCTCGTGATGCAGCATTTTGAACTTTTGCGTGAACTCCCCGCACGATTCAATTGTGTGCTCGTGGTGCACGTGAACCACCCCGACGAACTAGACGAAGAATCCGCCGCCGTTTTCGCACAACTTAAATTCAGCGGATGGACACTTTTGAACCAAAGCGTTCTTTTGAAAGGCGTGAACGATGACGCCGATACACTTGAACGCTTGAGCCGCAGACTATTCGAGCAAGGTGTACTCCCCTACTACCTGCACCAACTCGACCATGCAAAAGGTGTCGCCCATTTTGAAGTCAGCGACGAACGCGCCCGAGAACTCATCGCGCAGATTCGCACCAAGCTCCCCGGCTACCTCGTACCGAAACTCGTTCGAGAAATCGCCGGCGAAAAGAGCAAGACGCCGGTGTAGAAAAATT
This is a stretch of genomic DNA from Fibrobacter sp. UWB13. It encodes these proteins:
- the efp gene encoding elongation factor P; this translates as MGTVSTNEFRKKLKIMVDGQPYEIIENQFVKPGKGQAFNRVRIKNLVTGRTLERTWKSGDTVEEADVTYTEMTYLYNDGSTWYFLNSETQETEEISKEALNGCEVWLLDGATVEVTWWKDPKTMATLPIEVIPPTFVDLMIVDAPPAVQGNTSGNVMREATLETGAKVMIPLFIENNTKIRVDTRDGSYLERAK
- a CDS encoding KamA family radical SAM protein → MDNSVKTFTHISEFLDYLGNDFTGLTSEMRANLDQEPTFAFNCSKHYADLIKNSAEPVKLLREVLPSKDELKDAPGFVDDPVGDLPAGKSECILQKYENRALIVSTSACGVRCRFCFRRNYPFQDTQNIASEVSNWLDVHTSIWEVILSGGDPLTLGPGPFRDLVEAIAFHPSVTTLRIHTRLPIMRPDLVMQHFELLRELPARFNCVLVVHVNHPDELDEESAAVFAQLKFSGWTLLNQSVLLKGVNDDADTLERLSRRLFEQGVLPYYLHQLDHAKGVAHFEVSDERARELIAQIRTKLPGYLVPKLVREIAGEKSKTPV